TTGGAAAACCTGAACTGGAAATAGAAGCAAATAATCTAATAAGGCGTGTTAAAGTTAAAAGGGGTGCGCCCTGCGGTTCAACATGGTTTGTAGCAGATATGCTGATAAATATTGCCTCTGAAGACGCAGAGTTTGAAGCTGGAAGACTTTATCATAATTATCCCTGCCTTGCATCCATGAGTGTTGACCCTCTAATTGGCGATACATTAATGCACATTGCAGGCTATAAAATAAAGGAAGCTTTAAAAAAAGAGCTGGGTATAGCTGCAAGGTCTGCTGTTGTGGATGAAGATATCTGCAGGGGTGGTGATGACTGTAATTATATATGCCAAGATGTATGCCCAACTTTAAAAACAGGTGATTTTTCGGCGGAAACCATTATAATTAAAGAAAATGGCCGGGTGGAAATAGACCCAAGGTACTGCGGGTACTGCGGGATCTGCGTCCAGAAATGTCCCTTTAAAGCCATTAAAATCGAGGGAAACATCAAAATAAAAAAGTGAATAAAATGAAAGGAAAAGTAGTTTTTATTGGTGCAGGGCCTGGAGACCCTGAACTTTTAACAATAAAGGGTAAAAATACACTTCAAAGATCAGATATCATTATTTATGCAGGGTCGCTTGTAAATAAAGAAGTTTTAGGTTATGCGCCCAGGGATGCTCAAATATACAACAGTGCCACCATGAACCTCCCGGAAATAATTGAAGTAATGGAAGAAGGAACAGAGAATGGAAAGACAGTTGCACGAGTTCATACAGGGGATCCTTCAATATACGGCGCCATAGGTGAACAGATTGAAGCTTTAAGGGAGAAAAAGATATCTTTTGAAATAATTCCAGGTGTAAGCTCTCTTTTTGCAACTGCTGCAGCTCTTGAATCAGAGTTAACCCTCCCTGAGATTTCACAAACTGTAATAATAACAAGGCCTGAAGGAAGAACACCTAAACCATCAAAAGAATCAGTAAAAAATCTGGCAAAGCATGAAGCTACAATGTGCATCTTTTTAGGCATCCAGATGATTGAAAAAGTTGTTGAAGACCTTCTAAGTCATTACTCACCAGACACTCCTGTTGCAGTGGTAAAAAAAGCTTCCTGGAAAGACCAGAAGATAATCAGGGGGACTTTAGAAGATATTGCAATTAAAGTGAAAGATGCTGGAATTAAAAAAACTGCCATGATTGTGGTAGGTAAAGTGCTTGATCCTGGTGATATTACCCCTTCTAAACTTTATGATGCTGAATTTACCCATGAATACAGAAAATGACCTGAATAATAACTGATTAAAATGGATATAAAAAAATGGTGGGCAAAACAGACCAGTACTGATAAAGCAGTTTATGGACTTACTGCTGCCTGTATTTTTGGCCTTTTATTTGTTCTGATTACAGGATTACTGGTCCCAGATATTACTTTTTTATCATTAGAGAGAAATAGCTTCCAGATTGATGAAAAACCTGCAACCGTAATTATAAAAGGTCAAAGCGAGCCTGATTCTAAAATTTTTATAAGTTCGTCTGAATTAAACATGGACAGAATTCAGGTTGCTGTAAACAGTAACGGTAGTTTTGAGTACAATCTGAATGTTCCAGTTGAAGTGGTGGAGGCAAAAGTTTCTGTTACCTCTAAAGCCCCTAAAAAATATGAAACAGTTCAAAATATTGAAATACAACGTCCTTTAACTTTTCTTTCAATAAAACCTCTTGATAAGCTTAAATATGGTAATACACAGGTTGAAATTGAAGGGCAAAGCGATGCAGATGCAAACATAACCATAGTTTCCAACATGACCCTTAGAAATAATCTTAACCTTGGAAGTTATATTGAAACAGCTCTTGATGACCCTGTAATAGGCAATATAACAATAAAAGCTGATTCAAATGGAAATTTCAAGCAGGAATTTCAGGTGCCTTCAAATTCTACATTTGCATTTTTTAATATTACAGCCAAATCTCCAGGTAAAAGGGGATCAGTACAGTATCAAAATATCACCAGGGATTTTGAAGTATTTCCTCCAGTATACACCATTTTTGATACTGGTGAAGATTTAAATAACAGCAAAATGGAGAATTACTCTGGAAAATATTTTTCATTGAGTTACCCTAATCTCTGGCAGAAAAGATCCTATAAGGATGCAGGTAAAGATGCCAGGCTTTATCTGGTTTATGGAAACAGTGTTGAAGCTATTGTCTGGTATGGGAAAATTGGCAAAGAATTTGGAAGCTCTCAAAAATCTTCGATTTCGAATGCGCAAAACGTTAGTTTTGCAAGTTCCATTGAAGA
This sequence is a window from Methanobacterium sp.. Protein-coding genes within it:
- a CDS encoding DUF166 family protein; translated protein: MYILTSGKYGSRIINNIARMGLASGIVGIHEVPDNLPEFIDNVEEFVPENLKEADLILSLGLYGDINMIIPIVARKTGAKSIIVPVHDPKQIPPGLQKEIEAESGDAKIVFPRPFCTLEPVGDKYIDEFAETFGKPELEIEANNLIRRVKVKRGAPCGSTWFVADMLINIASEDAEFEAGRLYHNYPCLASMSVDPLIGDTLMHIAGYKIKEALKKELGIAARSAVVDEDICRGGDDCNYICQDVCPTLKTGDFSAETIIIKENGRVEIDPRYCGYCGICVQKCPFKAIKIEGNIKIKK
- the cobM gene encoding precorrin-4 C(11)-methyltransferase — its product is MKGKVVFIGAGPGDPELLTIKGKNTLQRSDIIIYAGSLVNKEVLGYAPRDAQIYNSATMNLPEIIEVMEEGTENGKTVARVHTGDPSIYGAIGEQIEALREKKISFEIIPGVSSLFATAAALESELTLPEISQTVIITRPEGRTPKPSKESVKNLAKHEATMCIFLGIQMIEKVVEDLLSHYSPDTPVAVVKKASWKDQKIIRGTLEDIAIKVKDAGIKKTAMIVVGKVLDPGDITPSKLYDAEFTHEYRK